From a single Fusobacterium perfoetens genomic region:
- a CDS encoding ABC transporter substrate-binding protein translates to MKLRKLSMLLLGMALSVGTYAKENIVFWHAMTGEGQKALEKIVDDYNKSQDEVVVDAIFQGSYEESIVKFKAVSGTKEVPDLVQMNDVSTSFMYRSGAVVPMYEFIKEDKNFDESKLEDVLLNYYRINGKLYSMPFNSSTAILVYNKDAFREVGLDPEKAPKSYKEIEEYSRKLVKTNKNGVVDRYGFSIISYAWFIEQLLANDNSLYVDEENGRNGKLPTKVVYGKQLPVILDWMRRMNTEKLATNYGREWNTTRSAFNSGKVAMFLDSSAGITGVIKNSNFEVGTAFIPNESGEFNGSIIGGASLWITKSENKAKQKAAWDFVKYATSKDVQAFWSSKTGYFPVNKESYDTDLMKVTMEKMPQFKTIVEELEATNKNTATQGAILGVFPDVREKMVEAMEAVSEGKDSKKEAQNVEKASNRIISRYNRINK, encoded by the coding sequence ATGAAATTAAGAAAATTATCAATGTTGTTATTAGGAATGGCTTTATCAGTTGGAACTTATGCTAAAGAAAATATAGTTTTCTGGCACGCAATGACAGGAGAGGGGCAAAAAGCACTTGAAAAAATAGTAGACGATTACAATAAATCTCAAGACGAAGTAGTTGTAGATGCTATATTCCAGGGGTCATATGAAGAGTCAATAGTAAAATTTAAAGCAGTTTCAGGAACAAAAGAAGTTCCAGATTTAGTTCAAATGAATGACGTTTCAACTTCATTTATGTATAGAAGTGGAGCTGTAGTTCCAATGTATGAATTTATAAAAGAAGATAAAAATTTTGATGAAAGTAAATTAGAAGATGTTTTATTAAACTATTATAGAATTAATGGTAAATTATATTCAATGCCTTTTAACTCTTCAACAGCTATATTAGTATATAATAAAGATGCTTTTAGAGAAGTTGGATTAGATCCAGAAAAAGCTCCAAAAAGTTATAAAGAGATTGAAGAATATTCTAGAAAATTAGTAAAAACTAATAAAAATGGTGTTGTGGATAGATATGGTTTCTCAATAATATCTTATGCTTGGTTTATAGAACAACTTTTAGCAAATGACAATAGTTTATATGTTGATGAAGAAAATGGAAGAAATGGAAAATTACCAACAAAAGTAGTTTATGGAAAACAATTACCAGTTATTCTTGATTGGATGAGAAGAATGAATACAGAAAAATTAGCTACAAACTACGGTAGAGAATGGAATACAACAAGAAGTGCTTTCAACTCAGGAAAAGTTGCAATGTTTTTAGACTCATCAGCTGGAATAACAGGAGTTATAAAAAATTCTAACTTTGAAGTAGGTACAGCATTTATTCCAAATGAAAGTGGAGAATTTAATGGAAGTATAATAGGTGGAGCTTCTCTTTGGATAACAAAATCAGAAAATAAAGCAAAACAAAAAGCCGCTTGGGATTTCGTAAAATATGCAACTTCAAAAGATGTTCAAGCATTCTGGTCATCTAAAACAGGATATTTCCCAGTAAATAAAGAATCTTATGATACAGATTTAATGAAAGTAACTATGGAAAAAATGCCACAATTTAAAACTATTGTAGAAGAATTAGAAGCAACAAATAAAAATACAGCTACACAAGGAGCTATTTTAGGAGTATTCCCAGATGTTAGAGAAAAAATGGTAGAAGCAATGGAAGCTGTATCAGAAGGAAAAGATTCTAAAAAAGAAGCTCAAAATGTAGAAAAAGCTTCAAATAGAATAATATCAAGATATAATAGGATAAATAAATAG
- a CDS encoding phosphoglycerate kinase, with product MAKQIVTDLDVRDKKVLMRVDFNVPMKDGKITNDNRIVAALPTIKYVLENGGKVIAFSHLGKVKTEEDLKTKSIRPAAERLAELLGKEVKFVPATRGAELEEAIANLKSGEIMMFENTRFEDLDGKKESKNDPELGKYWASLGDLFVNDAFGTAHRAHASNIGIAANIGEGKSAAGFLMEKEIKFIGEAVDSPVRPLVAILGGAKVSDKIGVIENLLVKADKVLVGGAMMFTFLRALGKNTGTSLVEEDKIELAKALIEKSNGKLVLPIDTVVAAKFDNDAPHTTVSVDEIPADQMGLDVGAGTIELFAKEIAAAKTVVWNGPMGVFEMPNYAKGTIGVCEAIANLQGATTIIGGGDSAAAAMQLGYADKFTHISTGGGASLEYLEGKELPGVVSISDK from the coding sequence ATGGCAAAACAAATCGTAACAGATTTAGATGTAAGAGATAAAAAAGTTCTTATGAGAGTGGACTTTAACGTTCCAATGAAAGATGGAAAAATAACTAACGATAACAGAATAGTTGCAGCATTACCAACTATAAAATATGTATTAGAAAATGGTGGAAAAGTTATCGCTTTCTCTCATTTAGGAAAAGTAAAAACAGAAGAAGATTTAAAAACTAAATCAATAAGACCAGCTGCTGAAAGATTAGCAGAACTTTTAGGAAAAGAAGTTAAATTCGTTCCAGCTACAAGAGGAGCAGAATTAGAAGAAGCTATCGCAAATCTAAAATCTGGAGAAATAATGATGTTTGAAAATACTAGATTTGAAGATTTAGACGGTAAAAAAGAATCTAAAAACGATCCTGAATTAGGAAAATACTGGGCATCTTTAGGAGATTTATTTGTAAACGATGCTTTTGGTACAGCTCACAGAGCTCACGCATCTAACATCGGAATCGCTGCAAACATTGGAGAAGGAAAATCTGCTGCTGGATTCTTAATGGAAAAAGAAATAAAATTCATAGGAGAAGCTGTTGATTCTCCAGTAAGACCTTTAGTTGCTATCTTAGGAGGAGCTAAAGTTTCTGATAAAATAGGAGTTATAGAAAACTTATTAGTTAAAGCTGACAAAGTTCTTGTTGGTGGAGCTATGATGTTTACATTCTTAAGAGCTTTAGGAAAAAATACAGGAACATCTTTAGTTGAAGAAGATAAAATAGAACTTGCAAAAGCATTAATCGAAAAATCTAACGGAAAATTAGTTCTTCCAATAGATACAGTAGTTGCTGCTAAATTCGATAACGATGCACCTCATACAACAGTTTCTGTTGATGAAATACCAGCTGACCAAATGGGATTAGATGTTGGAGCAGGAACAATAGAATTATTTGCAAAAGAAATAGCTGCTGCAAAAACTGTAGTATGGAATGGACCAATGGGTGTATTCGAAATGCCTAACTATGCAAAAGGAACTATCGGAGTTTGTGAAGCAATAGCTAACTTACAAGGAGCTACAACAATAATCGGTGGAGGAGACTCAGCTGCAGCTGCAATGCAACTTGGATATGCTGACAAATTCACTCACATCTCTACTGGTGGAGGAGCATCACTTGAATACTTAGAAGGAAAAGAATTACCAGGTGTAGTTTCTATTTCTGATAAATAA
- a CDS encoding CoA-binding protein — protein sequence MDLEKIMKEKTFAIVGDTLNEKKYACIIKNKMIDSGYNIFSVGKELKSLNDIPDEIDVIDLCINSKEGLRLMKECTKSFKGIVIQPGAESEELITYLKEKNYPFIEGCLLVGLSLYKK from the coding sequence GTGGATTTAGAAAAAATAATGAAAGAAAAGACTTTTGCAATAGTTGGTGATACTCTAAATGAAAAAAAATATGCTTGTATTATAAAAAATAAAATGATTGATAGCGGTTATAATATATTTTCTGTTGGAAAAGAGTTAAAATCTTTAAATGATATTCCTGATGAAATCGATGTTATTGATCTTTGTATCAACTCAAAAGAGGGACTTCGTTTAATGAAAGAGTGTACAAAATCTTTCAAGGGAATTGTGATTCAACCTGGTGCTGAAAGTGAAGAGTTAATAACTTATCTAAAAGAAAAAAATTATCCTTTTATAGAGGGATGTCTTTTAGTTGGTTTATCTTTATATAAAAAATAA
- the trxA gene encoding thioredoxin, producing MLNITKENFNEEVLNSKGLVLVDFWATWCGPCRALGPILEDFANEYTNVKVGKINVDEQPELASQFRVMSIPTLLLFKDGEVVKKSVGLLSKDELVELTK from the coding sequence ATGCTTAATATAACAAAAGAAAATTTTAATGAAGAAGTTTTAAATTCTAAAGGACTAGTTTTAGTAGATTTCTGGGCTACTTGGTGTGGACCTTGTAGAGCTTTAGGACCAATCCTAGAAGATTTCGCTAATGAATATACTAATGTTAAAGTTGGAAAAATCAATGTCGATGAACAACCAGAACTTGCTTCTCAATTTAGAGTAATGAGTATTCCTACTTTATTACTTTTCAAAGACGGAGAAGTTGTTAAAAAATCTGTTGGACTTTTATCAAAAGACGAATTAGTAGAACTTACAAAATAA
- a CDS encoding ABC transporter ATP-binding protein: MSKVILKKVEKVYENGFKAVYGIDLEIKDGEFMVFVGPSGCAKSTTLRMIAGLEEISGGEIWIGDKLVNDLPPKERGIAMVFQNYALYPHMTVYENMAFGLQIAKVDKEEIDRRVKEASKKLEITDLLDRKPKEMSGGQRQRVAVGRAIVRKPKVFLFDEPLSNLDAKLRVSMRVKITELHKQLKEEGQTATMIYVTHDQVEAMTMGDRICVLNKGKIMQVDTPVNLYNKPKNRFVAGFIGSPAMNFITGKLIKNSQHMIFSFGDKKSLVIPQKFEEKLLDYIGKDVILGIRPEHISVNETNESKSIQGKIGIVENMGNEQFIHFEIDGVSLVSRTELKKDEVLKYNDIKDFYFDTEKIHIFDKETEINILL; the protein is encoded by the coding sequence ATGTCAAAAGTAATTTTAAAAAAAGTAGAAAAAGTATATGAAAATGGATTTAAAGCAGTTTATGGAATTGATTTAGAGATAAAAGATGGAGAGTTTATGGTTTTTGTAGGACCATCTGGTTGTGCAAAATCAACAACTTTAAGAATGATAGCAGGTTTAGAAGAAATAAGCGGAGGAGAAATTTGGATAGGAGATAAATTAGTAAATGATCTTCCACCAAAAGAAAGAGGAATAGCAATGGTATTCCAAAACTATGCTCTTTATCCTCATATGACTGTATATGAAAATATGGCTTTTGGTCTTCAAATTGCAAAAGTTGATAAAGAAGAAATTGATAGAAGAGTAAAAGAAGCTTCTAAAAAATTGGAGATAACAGATCTTCTTGATAGAAAACCAAAAGAGATGTCAGGAGGTCAAAGACAAAGAGTAGCTGTTGGAAGAGCTATTGTTAGAAAACCAAAAGTATTTCTTTTTGACGAGCCACTATCAAACCTTGATGCAAAATTAAGAGTTTCAATGAGGGTAAAAATAACAGAACTTCATAAACAATTAAAAGAAGAGGGACAAACAGCCACAATGATCTATGTAACTCACGATCAAGTGGAAGCAATGACAATGGGAGATAGAATTTGTGTATTAAATAAAGGGAAAATAATGCAAGTTGACACTCCAGTAAATCTATATAACAAACCAAAAAATCGTTTTGTAGCAGGATTTATAGGAAGTCCAGCGATGAACTTTATAACAGGAAAATTAATAAAAAATTCTCAACATATGATATTCTCATTTGGCGATAAAAAATCATTAGTTATCCCTCAGAAATTTGAAGAAAAATTACTAGACTATATTGGAAAAGATGTTATATTGGGAATTCGTCCAGAACATATTTCAGTTAATGAAACAAATGAAAGTAAATCAATTCAAGGAAAAATAGGAATTGTTGAAAATATGGGAAATGAGCAATTTATACATTTTGAAATAGATGGTGTAAGTCTTGTAAGTAGAACAGAACTAAAAAAAGATGAAGTTTTAAAATACAATGATATAAAAGATTTCTATTTTGATACTGAGAAAATTCATATTTTTGACAAAGAAACAGAAATAAATATTTTATTATAA
- a CDS encoding carbohydrate ABC transporter permease, giving the protein MKKNNLIIYVLLFISTIIIFFPLIYALLASFMETGDIVRGNIIPRSIHLENYQELMGVFPMGRFFANSVITSTVGMIFQVIICSMAAYAIVFVDFKMKKLVSFVIALAMFIPWETIFVPNYITILKWGLLNKRISIVLPFLTSGLGIFLMVQQFKTLNKSLIEAAKIDGCGHMFIYSKIVLPLSKGVLSTWAIYSFLHLWNMYLWPLMISTRPESRTIQIGLKMLKSEEQTNFGRLMAGVVLVIVPSLIVLFLGQKQLQKGLTSGALKE; this is encoded by the coding sequence ATGAAAAAAAATAATTTAATAATATATGTTTTACTTTTTATATCTACAATAATTATATTTTTTCCACTAATATATGCTTTACTTGCTAGTTTTATGGAAACAGGTGATATTGTTAGAGGAAATATTATTCCTAGAAGTATCCATTTAGAAAATTATCAAGAACTTATGGGAGTATTCCCAATGGGAAGATTTTTCGCCAACAGCGTAATTACTTCAACAGTTGGAATGATTTTCCAAGTAATAATTTGTAGTATGGCTGCATATGCGATAGTTTTTGTAGATTTTAAAATGAAAAAATTAGTTTCTTTTGTCATAGCACTTGCTATGTTTATACCTTGGGAAACAATATTTGTTCCAAACTACATAACAATTTTAAAATGGGGATTATTAAATAAAAGAATATCAATAGTTCTACCATTTTTAACAAGTGGACTTGGAATATTTTTAATGGTACAACAATTTAAAACTTTAAATAAGTCTTTAATTGAGGCAGCAAAGATAGATGGTTGTGGACATATGTTTATTTATTCAAAAATAGTTTTACCGCTATCAAAAGGTGTACTAAGTACATGGGCAATATATTCATTCTTACATTTATGGAATATGTATTTATGGCCTTTGATGATTTCTACAAGACCAGAATCAAGAACTATACAAATAGGTTTAAAAATGTTGAAATCTGAAGAACAAACAAACTTTGGAAGATTGATGGCAGGTGTAGTACTAGTAATAGTACCATCATTAATAGTGTTATTTTTAGGACAAAAACAATTACAAAAAGGGCTAACATCAGGAGCTCTAAAAGAATAA
- a CDS encoding Crp/Fnr family transcriptional regulator encodes MREFLDIIKKSELFGNLTNEEIEILFRCLQVTVRDYEKGEYIFNAGEKEKEIGLVLSGKVHIINEDYWGNRNILCDVLESEIFGEAFACAQEILPVSVVAIQKSKIMFIDFTRIIKTCSFSASVREILISNLLIILSKNNIILTSKIEHMSRRNTREKLLSYLSEQAKINKSSSFSIPFDRQQLADYLCIDRSAMSNELSKLKKEGKIDFDKEKFKLFCDEN; translated from the coding sequence ATGAGAGAATTTTTAGATATTATAAAAAAATCAGAACTTTTTGGAAATCTTACTAATGAAGAGATAGAGATATTATTTAGATGTCTTCAAGTAACAGTGAGAGATTATGAAAAGGGAGAGTATATTTTTAACGCTGGGGAAAAAGAAAAAGAGATAGGTCTTGTTCTTTCTGGAAAAGTTCATATTATTAATGAGGATTATTGGGGAAATAGAAATATTTTATGTGATGTTTTAGAAAGCGAGATTTTTGGAGAAGCTTTTGCTTGTGCTCAGGAAATTCTTCCAGTAAGTGTAGTGGCAATACAAAAGTCTAAGATAATGTTTATAGATTTTACTAGAATAATAAAAACTTGCTCTTTTTCAGCTTCAGTAAGAGAAATTTTAATAAGCAATCTTTTGATAATTTTATCTAAAAATAATATAATTTTAACTTCAAAGATAGAGCATATGTCTAGAAGAAATACTAGGGAAAAACTGTTATCATATCTTTCAGAACAAGCTAAGATAAATAAAAGTTCAAGTTTTTCAATTCCTTTTGATAGACAACAACTGGCTGATTATCTTTGCATAGATAGAAGTGCAATGTCAAATGAACTTTCAAAATTAAAAAAAGAGGGAAAAATTGACTTTGATAAAGAAAAGTTTAAATTATTTTGTGACGAGAATTAA
- a CDS encoding RluA family pseudouridine synthase, with the protein MKKFIIEPEYNNLKVGEYLKGIKGYSTRNLRNADVYLNGKKVKLDKKIKKLNRLVVVEKEKGTNIAPIPMDLDIVYEDKNLLIVNKPPQLVVHPTQKKVDKTLANGIVDYFLKTTGKTVVPRFYNRLDMDTSGLIVITKNAFTQAFLQDKAKVKKYYQAVVEGIVEKDEFYIERPIGRVGENIKREELSVEEGGQEAKTFVKVLKRYPEKNISLIELELFTGRTHQIRVHMSLEGHPIVGDSLYGPEEQPVPRQFLHAYKLIVKNPETLEDMTIEISLPNDMNEFLNIK; encoded by the coding sequence ATGAAGAAATTTATAATCGAGCCAGAATATAATAATTTAAAAGTAGGAGAATACCTTAAAGGAATAAAAGGTTATTCTACAAGAAATTTAAGAAATGCTGATGTTTACTTAAATGGAAAAAAAGTAAAACTTGATAAAAAAATAAAAAAATTAAATAGACTTGTGGTTGTTGAAAAGGAAAAAGGAACTAATATAGCTCCTATTCCAATGGATTTAGATATAGTTTATGAGGATAAAAACTTATTAATAGTAAACAAACCACCTCAACTAGTAGTTCATCCAACTCAAAAAAAAGTTGATAAAACATTGGCTAACGGAATAGTAGATTATTTTCTAAAAACGACAGGAAAAACAGTTGTTCCAAGATTTTATAATAGACTTGATATGGATACTTCAGGGCTTATAGTTATAACTAAAAATGCTTTCACTCAAGCTTTCCTACAAGATAAAGCGAAGGTAAAAAAGTATTATCAAGCTGTTGTAGAGGGGATAGTTGAAAAAGATGAATTTTATATAGAAAGACCAATAGGACGTGTTGGAGAAAATATAAAAAGAGAGGAACTTTCTGTAGAAGAGGGAGGACAAGAGGCAAAAACTTTTGTTAAAGTTTTAAAAAGATATCCAGAAAAAAATATTTCTTTGATAGAATTAGAACTTTTCACTGGAAGAACTCATCAAATAAGAGTGCATATGTCTTTAGAGGGACATCCAATAGTTGGAGACTCTCTTTATGGACCTGAAGAACAACCTGTTCCAAGACAATTTCTTCACGCATATAAATTAATCGTAAAAAATCCTGAAACTTTAGAGGATATGACAATAGAGATTTCTTTGCCTAATGATATGAATGAGTTTTTAAATATCAAATAA
- a CDS encoding carbohydrate ABC transporter permease, translated as MKLKRDENIGILFALPTLIVTFIFSIYPLFKTFIYAFSFTDEKGKIVEYAGLENFYELFTDPAFYSSLIATFKFAIITVTLSIMISLFLAILCNEKIKGIGFFRMVFSSSLGVSISASASVVLFMFHPSLGIINEIIEICGGTPINWLTDSKYALITVAISTIWMNIGFGFLVLTAGLQNISADVDESCLMDGAGYFTKLFKVTIPLLSPSIFYLVITTTLKAFQSFGQVDILTGGGPNNSTNFLVYSIYKTAFSNYRFDYASVQGVILLLIIVIIMLSKSKLQKKVHYQ; from the coding sequence ATGAAGTTAAAGAGAGATGAAAATATTGGAATACTATTTGCTCTTCCTACTTTAATAGTAACTTTTATCTTTTCTATCTACCCACTTTTTAAAACATTTATATACGCATTTTCTTTTACAGATGAAAAAGGTAAGATAGTAGAATATGCTGGTCTTGAAAATTTTTATGAATTATTTACAGATCCAGCTTTTTATTCTAGTTTAATTGCAACTTTTAAGTTTGCTATTATAACAGTTACTTTGAGCATTATGATTTCATTATTTTTAGCAATTTTGTGTAACGAAAAAATTAAGGGAATTGGATTTTTCAGAATGGTATTTTCGTCAAGTTTAGGGGTATCAATTTCTGCATCAGCATCTGTGGTACTATTTATGTTTCATCCAAGTTTAGGAATAATTAATGAAATAATAGAAATTTGTGGTGGAACTCCAATAAACTGGTTAACAGATTCAAAGTATGCTTTAATCACTGTTGCAATATCAACTATATGGATGAATATAGGATTTGGGTTTCTTGTTTTGACAGCTGGTTTACAAAATATTAGTGCTGATGTAGATGAAAGTTGTTTAATGGACGGGGCAGGATATTTTACAAAATTATTTAAAGTAACAATTCCATTACTAAGTCCAAGTATATTTTATTTAGTTATAACAACTACTCTGAAAGCTTTCCAAAGTTTTGGACAAGTAGATATATTAACAGGTGGAGGACCAAACAACTCAACAAACTTTTTAGTTTATAGTATTTATAAAACAGCCTTTTCAAACTATAGATTTGATTATGCAAGTGTTCAAGGTGTTATCCTTTTATTAATAATAGTTATTATAATGTTATCTAAATCAAAATTACAAAAGAAGGTGCATTACCAATAA
- a CDS encoding RidA family protein, with product MKRIINTPKAPAALGPYSQAIEVNGTLYISGQIPFIPETMTLVSDDVKAQTRQSLENLKAILDEAGYSFKDVVKATCFIKNMDDFGAINEVYAEYLGDVKPARACVEVARLPKDVKVEIELIAVK from the coding sequence ATGAAAAGAATAATAAATACACCAAAAGCACCTGCAGCTTTAGGACCTTACTCTCAAGCTATCGAAGTAAATGGAACTTTATACATATCTGGTCAAATCCCATTTATTCCAGAAACTATGACTTTAGTATCTGATGATGTTAAAGCTCAAACTAGACAATCTTTAGAAAACTTAAAAGCTATCCTTGACGAAGCTGGATATTCTTTTAAAGATGTAGTTAAAGCTACTTGCTTTATAAAAAATATGGATGACTTTGGAGCTATCAATGAAGTTTATGCTGAATATCTTGGAGATGTAAAACCAGCTAGAGCTTGTGTTGAAGTTGCTAGACTTCCTAAAGATGTTAAAGTTGAAATAGAACTTATCGCTGTTAAATAA
- the gap gene encoding type I glyceraldehyde-3-phosphate dehydrogenase: MAVKVAINGFGRIGRLALRLMVQNPEFDVVAINDLTDAHMLAHLFKYDSAQGRFNGTIEVKEDAFVVNGKEIKVFAQADPANLPWGELGVDVVLECTGFFTKKEKAEAHIQAGAKKVVISAPATGDLKTIVYNVNDNILDGTETVISGASCTTNCLAPMAKALNDNFGIVEGLMTTIHAYTNDQNTLDGPHRKGDLRRARAAAANITPNTTGAAKAIGLVIPELKGKLDGAAQRVPVITGSITELVTVLAKPVTVEEVNAAMKAASTESFGYTEEELVSSDIVGINYGSLFDATQTKVMTVGDKQLVKTVAWYDNEMSYTSQLIRTLKKFVELAK; encoded by the coding sequence ATGGCAGTTAAAGTAGCAATTAATGGATTCGGAAGAATAGGAAGATTAGCATTAAGATTAATGGTTCAAAACCCTGAGTTTGACGTTGTAGCAATCAACGACTTAACAGACGCTCACATGCTAGCTCACTTATTCAAATATGACTCAGCACAAGGAAGATTCAACGGAACTATCGAAGTTAAAGAAGACGCTTTCGTAGTTAACGGAAAAGAAATAAAAGTATTTGCACAAGCAGATCCAGCAAACTTACCTTGGGGAGAATTAGGTGTAGACGTAGTATTAGAATGTACTGGATTCTTCACTAAAAAAGAAAAAGCAGAAGCTCATATCCAAGCAGGAGCTAAAAAAGTAGTTATTTCTGCACCAGCTACTGGAGATCTTAAAACAATAGTTTACAACGTAAACGACAATATATTAGATGGAACTGAAACAGTTATATCAGGAGCTTCTTGTACAACTAACTGTTTAGCACCAATGGCTAAAGCATTAAACGACAACTTTGGAATCGTTGAAGGATTAATGACAACTATCCACGCTTATACAAATGACCAAAACACATTAGACGGACCACACAGAAAAGGAGATTTAAGAAGAGCTAGAGCTGCTGCTGCAAACATCACTCCTAACACAACTGGAGCTGCAAAAGCAATCGGATTAGTTATCCCTGAATTAAAAGGAAAATTAGACGGAGCTGCTCAAAGAGTACCAGTAATAACTGGATCAATCACTGAATTAGTAACAGTATTAGCTAAACCAGTAACAGTAGAAGAAGTTAACGCTGCTATGAAAGCTGCTTCAACAGAATCTTTCGGATACACTGAAGAAGAATTAGTATCAAGCGATATCGTAGGAATCAACTATGGATCATTATTTGATGCTACTCAAACTAAAGTTATGACAGTTGGAGACAAACAATTAGTTAAAACTGTAGCTTGGTATGACAACGAAATGTCTTACACTTCTCAATTAATCAGAACTCTTAAAAAATTCGTTGAATTAGCAAAATAG
- a CDS encoding M20 family metallopeptidase codes for MEIKELAKKYKDYVVGLRREFHQMPEPSLQEYKTSKRIQEELDKMGAKYKVVAGTGVVVEIGGKKPGKKVALRADIDGLSVNECTGVDYASKNCGMMHACGHDGHISMLLGAARILKDIEDEINGTVKLYFQPAEEVAAGAKAMIEAEPLKGVVDGCFGIHLWSDIPVGKISVEAGPRMASADVLKIEIKGKGGHGSLPHQAIDSVVAGSALVMNLQPIVSREISPVDSAVITIGSFHSGTRFNVIANQATLEGTVRTFSKDTQKKVEAAIRRVVKSTCEAYRTEGEVIYNYGTTPVINDERCSAIAEKSVEKLLGKEGLTKFEKITGAEDFCYFMEEVPGALAFIGIRNPEKNADYPHHHEKFNMDEDGLEYGMGLYAQFVVDFLNNY; via the coding sequence ATGGAGATAAAAGAGTTAGCTAAAAAATATAAAGATTATGTAGTAGGACTTAGAAGAGAGTTTCACCAAATGCCAGAACCAAGTTTACAAGAATATAAAACTTCTAAAAGAATTCAAGAAGAATTAGATAAAATGGGAGCAAAATATAAAGTAGTTGCAGGAACAGGTGTAGTAGTAGAAATTGGAGGAAAGAAACCAGGAAAAAAAGTGGCTCTTAGAGCTGATATAGATGGTTTATCAGTTAATGAATGTACAGGTGTAGATTATGCTTCAAAAAATTGTGGAATGATGCATGCTTGCGGACATGATGGACATATATCAATGCTTTTAGGAGCAGCAAGAATTCTTAAAGATATAGAAGATGAAATCAATGGAACAGTAAAATTATATTTCCAACCAGCTGAAGAAGTAGCAGCAGGAGCTAAAGCAATGATAGAAGCTGAACCGTTAAAAGGTGTTGTAGATGGTTGCTTTGGGATACATTTGTGGTCAGATATTCCAGTTGGAAAAATCTCTGTTGAAGCAGGACCAAGAATGGCATCAGCTGATGTATTAAAAATAGAAATAAAAGGAAAAGGTGGACACGGTTCTTTACCACATCAAGCAATAGATTCAGTTGTAGCTGGTTCAGCTCTTGTAATGAATTTACAACCAATAGTAAGTAGAGAAATAAGTCCAGTAGATTCAGCAGTTATAACAATAGGATCTTTCCATTCAGGAACAAGATTTAATGTAATTGCAAATCAAGCAACTTTAGAGGGAACAGTTCGTACATTCAGTAAAGATACTCAAAAGAAAGTTGAAGCTGCTATAAGAAGAGTTGTAAAATCTACTTGTGAAGCTTATAGAACAGAAGGTGAAGTTATATATAATTATGGAACAACTCCAGTAATAAATGATGAAAGATGTTCTGCTATAGCTGAAAAATCAGTAGAAAAACTTCTTGGAAAAGAAGGGCTTACAAAATTTGAAAAAATAACAGGAGCAGAAGATTTTTGTTACTTTATGGAAGAAGTTCCAGGAGCATTAGCTTTTATTGGAATAAGAAATCCAGAAAAAAATGCTGACTATCCACATCACCATGAAAAATTTAATATGGACGAAGATGGATTAGAATATGGAATGGGACTATATGCACAATTTGTAGTTGATTTCTTAAATAATTATTAA